From the Candidatus Peribacteria bacterium genome, one window contains:
- a CDS encoding PD-(D/E)XK nuclease family protein encodes MLHRMRTRNLYSPDSSEPYPLSRSKLELFLDCPRCFYLDRRLGIGRIDSLPYSLNLAVDALLKKEFDLYRAKGEAHPMMIACGVEAIPFRHKDFLTWRDSPEGIRVLHSPTNFLLFGIPDDIWVNEKGELIVVDYKATSTIATLSLDGRDSYKRQMECYQWLLRASGFAVSSTGYIVYANAIKDKDMFDRMLEFTLQMLPYEGNDGWINDALLGAHECLQADLPPPHVEDCEWCVYRRDARGVE; translated from the coding sequence ATGCTCCATCGTATGCGCACCCGCAATCTCTACAGTCCAGACTCTTCTGAGCCCTATCCGCTCAGCAGATCCAAGCTGGAACTTTTTCTGGATTGTCCACGCTGCTTTTATTTAGATCGCCGTCTCGGTATCGGGCGTATCGACAGTCTGCCGTATTCACTCAATCTTGCAGTGGATGCGCTCCTCAAAAAAGAATTCGATCTGTACCGCGCAAAAGGGGAGGCACATCCGATGATGATCGCCTGCGGTGTGGAAGCGATTCCGTTCCGACACAAAGACTTTCTTACGTGGCGCGATTCACCGGAAGGCATCCGTGTCCTGCACTCACCGACAAATTTTCTGCTGTTTGGCATTCCCGATGACATCTGGGTGAATGAAAAAGGGGAGCTCATCGTTGTCGACTACAAAGCGACAAGTACCATTGCCACTCTTTCGCTCGATGGCCGTGATTCGTACAAGCGTCAGATGGAATGTTATCAGTGGCTGCTGCGTGCGAGCGGATTTGCCGTCTCCTCAACCGGGTACATCGTCTACGCGAATGCCATCAAGGACAAAGACATGTTCGACCGTATGCTTGAATTCACTCTGCAAATGCTTCCCTATGAAGGGAATGATGGGTGGATCAATGATGCGCTTCTCGGTGCCCATGAGTGCCTGCAGGCCGATCTGCCGCCTCCGCACGTCGAAGACTGCGAGTGGTGTGTGTACCGGAGAGATGCGCGCGGAGTAGAGTGA
- a CDS encoding RNA polymerase sigma factor codes for MAPPAVTFPVADASSAVEREFLAAYDAYADAIFRHCYFRAFDRERGKDLMQETFMRMWGYLSKGGEVQNMRAFLYRIANNLLADEARKKKEMSLDKLQEDGFDPGLDETPIMQSKIEHSRVMRSLTHLDDNYREMIVMRYVNELSPSEIAEVTGESANTVSVRIYRGLKQLRSCLATAY; via the coding sequence ATGGCACCACCCGCTGTTACATTCCCGGTTGCAGATGCCTCCTCTGCAGTCGAGCGAGAATTCCTGGCTGCATACGATGCCTATGCCGATGCCATCTTCCGTCACTGTTACTTCCGTGCGTTCGACCGCGAGCGCGGGAAGGATCTCATGCAGGAAACATTCATGCGTATGTGGGGTTATCTGTCGAAAGGCGGAGAAGTCCAGAACATGCGTGCGTTCCTCTATCGTATTGCGAACAATCTGCTTGCAGATGAAGCGCGGAAGAAGAAAGAAATGTCACTGGATAAGCTCCAGGAAGACGGATTTGATCCGGGTCTTGATGAAACCCCCATCATGCAGTCCAAAATCGAACATTCCCGCGTCATGCGGTCTCTCACACATCTGGATGACAATTACCGCGAGATGATTGTCATGCGCTATGTGAATGAATTGTCTCCGTCCGAAATCGCGGAAGTAACGGGCGAATCCGCTAACACCGTGTCCGTCCGTATCTACCGCGGCCTGAAGCAGCTTCGTTCCTGCCTTGCTACGGCGTACTGA
- a CDS encoding ROK family protein, which produces MKNTSVIGIDLGGTKTIIARYDAITYERQTEERIATNASAGLDIVLRDCMQIAAKMRTPTTTGVGVGIAGLIRQPEGVVIHTPNISAGKNIRAKELLEKELKLPVRVANDAGCFALAEAMLGAGKGKKIVVGITMGTGVGGGIVIDGKIFGGSHGFAGEIGHMLLMPGKPPYHTDDMRGDVEQFLSGTAMGRRCTAAQKPQDYLEGEVCDWLQPHVFEETAWLATNLTYLLNPDIIVFGGSAGRALMPHMSKVRDELKKWTLPETPLPELAVAALDGSGALGAALLLK; this is translated from the coding sequence ATGAAAAACACCTCAGTCATCGGTATTGATCTTGGCGGAACGAAAACCATCATCGCACGGTACGACGCAATAACCTATGAGAGACAAACCGAAGAACGTATTGCAACAAATGCATCCGCAGGTCTGGACATTGTTCTGCGTGACTGCATGCAGATCGCAGCAAAAATGCGCACACCCACGACAACGGGGGTCGGGGTCGGTATTGCGGGGCTCATCCGCCAACCGGAAGGTGTGGTCATCCATACACCGAATATCAGCGCCGGAAAAAATATCCGTGCAAAAGAACTCCTGGAAAAAGAACTGAAGCTGCCCGTCCGCGTCGCGAATGACGCAGGATGTTTTGCACTGGCAGAGGCAATGCTCGGTGCAGGAAAAGGAAAGAAGATTGTGGTCGGGATTACAATGGGAACAGGTGTAGGCGGCGGTATTGTGATTGATGGGAAAATATTCGGCGGCAGCCACGGATTCGCCGGTGAAATCGGACACATGCTCCTGATGCCGGGAAAGCCCCCGTATCATACAGACGACATGCGCGGAGATGTGGAACAGTTTCTGTCCGGAACCGCGATGGGACGCCGTTGTACGGCCGCACAGAAGCCGCAGGATTATCTGGAAGGAGAAGTGTGCGACTGGTTGCAGCCGCACGTGTTTGAGGAAACGGCCTGGCTCGCAACGAACCTCACGTACCTGCTGAATCCGGATATTATTGTTTTTGGCGGAAGCGCCGGCCGCGCCCTGATGCCGCACATGTCAAAAGTACGGGACGAGCTCAAGAAGTGGACACTACCGGAAACTCCCCTCCCGGAACTTGCGGTTGCAGCACTGGATGGATCCGGGGCACTCGGAGCAGCGTTGCTCCTGAAGTAA
- a CDS encoding M23 family metallopeptidase has protein sequence MIFSPLPGTPVVTQGFGQNPEIYSQFGYLGHNGIDFGVDIGTTIYAPNDGIATIKDDGTKGYGLHVVLKSDRRYSLLAHLSEVSVQNGQSVSQGDPVGKSGMSGFCTAAHLHWTYKLLANGAVLNKDNGYDGAIDVTELTRLWLDKDLHHDAEFTDFAQEYLTMSFSDAQYLKRVIA, from the coding sequence ATGATCTTTTCTCCTCTTCCCGGTACGCCGGTTGTCACACAGGGATTCGGTCAGAATCCGGAAATCTACAGTCAGTTCGGGTATCTGGGACACAACGGTATCGATTTTGGTGTGGATATCGGGACGACGATTTACGCTCCGAACGATGGGATTGCGACTATCAAAGACGATGGAACCAAGGGCTACGGCTTGCATGTCGTTCTCAAGAGCGACAGACGGTACAGTCTGCTCGCACATCTCTCAGAGGTCAGTGTGCAAAACGGACAGAGTGTGTCGCAGGGGGATCCTGTCGGGAAAAGCGGTATGAGCGGATTTTGCACAGCTGCACATCTGCACTGGACATATAAACTGCTTGCAAACGGTGCCGTACTGAATAAAGACAACGGCTATGACGGCGCAATAGATGTGACGGAATTGACGCGTCTCTGGCTCGATAAAGATCTACACCATGACGCGGAATTCACGGATTTTGCACAAGAGTATCTGACGATGAGTTTTTCGGATGCACAGTATCTGAAGCGCGTGATTGCGTGA
- the gndA gene encoding NADP-dependent phosphogluconate dehydrogenase, producing MSLPALGVIGLSTMGSNLARNAARNGAMVSVFNRTTEKMEEFIKNHGTEGQFVACKTVAELCASLAPSRAILIMVKAGQPIDDVIAELLPHLSPGDILIDGGNSHYSDTQRRFTELAAKQIHFMGMGVSGGEEGALNGPSMMPGASKDAFEYIKPLLTLMAADDGAGGKCVAYIGEGGAGHFVKMVHNGIEYGMMQMIAESYDLLKRLGGLTNAEMATVFTEWSTSNELRGFLMEITAKIFTKKDPETGADVLDVIKDAAGQKGTGKWTTEAAFNYGVSVPSITAAVDARIMSGAKDFRVMQAAATPLIVDEITVDRTELIQEVRMALELSMLNVYAQGLQLISEASKQEKWNLNISEICRIWRGGCIIRSSMVEQYQKAFAGDRDAGLALRARFSDGQIAWRHVVVIGALRGIALPAISSSLWYYDTYRTARLPQNIIQAQRDFFGAHTFERLDKEGSFHVEWNS from the coding sequence ATGTCTCTGCCCGCTCTCGGCGTCATCGGCCTTAGTACCATGGGAAGCAATCTCGCCCGTAATGCAGCGAGAAACGGTGCGATGGTATCAGTCTTCAACCGCACGACAGAAAAAATGGAGGAGTTTATCAAGAACCACGGAACGGAAGGCCAATTTGTTGCCTGCAAGACTGTTGCGGAGCTTTGCGCATCACTCGCACCATCCCGCGCGATTTTGATTATGGTCAAAGCCGGCCAGCCCATTGATGATGTCATCGCCGAACTTCTGCCGCATCTGTCGCCGGGCGATATTCTGATTGATGGAGGAAATAGCCACTACAGCGACACACAGAGACGGTTTACGGAGCTTGCTGCAAAACAGATTCACTTCATGGGAATGGGTGTCAGCGGCGGCGAAGAGGGGGCACTGAACGGCCCGAGTATGATGCCCGGTGCGTCCAAGGATGCGTTTGAATATATCAAACCTCTTCTTACATTGATGGCTGCCGATGATGGCGCCGGGGGAAAGTGCGTAGCGTACATTGGCGAAGGCGGTGCGGGTCATTTTGTGAAGATGGTTCATAATGGCATTGAATACGGCATGATGCAGATGATTGCCGAAAGCTACGATCTGTTGAAACGCCTTGGGGGGCTCACCAATGCGGAAATGGCGACGGTCTTTACCGAGTGGAGTACGAGCAATGAACTCCGTGGATTCCTGATGGAAATTACGGCAAAGATTTTTACGAAAAAAGATCCGGAGACCGGAGCGGATGTTCTGGATGTCATCAAAGATGCTGCAGGACAGAAGGGGACCGGCAAGTGGACGACGGAAGCTGCGTTCAACTACGGCGTTTCCGTTCCGAGCATTACTGCTGCAGTCGATGCGCGTATTATGTCCGGCGCAAAAGATTTCCGTGTGATGCAGGCTGCCGCGACACCGCTTATTGTGGATGAGATTACCGTCGATCGTACTGAGCTGATTCAGGAGGTGCGCATGGCACTCGAGCTTTCTATGCTGAATGTGTATGCACAGGGATTGCAGCTCATCAGCGAAGCATCCAAACAGGAAAAATGGAACCTCAATATTTCCGAAATCTGCCGTATCTGGAGAGGGGGCTGCATTATCCGCAGCAGTATGGTGGAGCAGTATCAGAAAGCATTTGCAGGTGATCGTGACGCAGGTCTTGCGCTCCGTGCGCGTTTCAGCGACGGACAGATTGCCTGGCGCCATGTGGTGGTGATCGGAGCTCTCCGCGGCATTGCTCTTCCTGCCATCAGCTCCTCGCTCTGGTACTACGACACCTACCGCACCGCACGTCTCCCGCAGAATATCATCCAGGCACAGCGTGATTTCTTTGGAGCACACACCTTTGAGCGTCTGGATAAAGAGGGCAGCTTCCATGTGGAGTGGAATTCCTAA
- the fsa gene encoding fructose-6-phosphate aldolase has protein sequence MKLFLDTANVEQVALVASWGVLDGVTTNPSLVAKEGKDFKKTVIEMCKYAPCVSAQVTATDFEGMKKQGTEYAKWHKNVYVKVPMTTEGLKALRYFRSKGIRTNTTLIFSASQALLAAKAGANIISPFIGRLDDISEDGMALIDEIMDIWDNYDFDCEVLVASTRHPRHIVDAAKTGAHICTLPFDVFAKLPLHPLTDAGLKKFQDDWAKVTAKKK, from the coding sequence ATGAAATTATTTTTGGACACGGCAAATGTTGAACAGGTAGCACTCGTTGCGAGCTGGGGCGTCCTTGATGGCGTGACCACCAACCCGTCGCTCGTTGCGAAAGAGGGGAAAGATTTCAAAAAAACCGTGATTGAAATGTGCAAATATGCGCCGTGCGTGAGTGCGCAGGTGACCGCAACCGATTTTGAAGGAATGAAGAAGCAGGGAACGGAATACGCAAAGTGGCACAAGAACGTGTACGTAAAAGTCCCGATGACGACCGAAGGTTTAAAGGCTCTCAGGTATTTCCGCTCCAAAGGAATCCGTACGAACACCACACTCATCTTCAGTGCATCGCAGGCGCTGCTTGCTGCAAAGGCCGGTGCCAACATCATCAGTCCGTTCATCGGACGCCTGGATGATATTTCCGAAGACGGCATGGCACTCATTGATGAAATTATGGATATCTGGGACAACTACGATTTTGATTGCGAAGTGCTCGTCGCGTCCACGCGTCATCCGCGTCACATTGTCGACGCAGCGAAAACGGGCGCTCACATCTGCACGCTTCCGTTCGATGTCTTTGCTAAGCTGCCACTTCACCCGCTGACGGATGCGGGGCTGAAGAAGTTTCAGGATGACTGGGCGAAAGTGACTGCAAAGAAGAAGTAG
- a CDS encoding C39 family peptidase, protein MMRPFPLILAGIAIVSVGTYATIAYYQQPDVVFPLGNESSSLSTIGRSSTNTSASSATSVTSSAAAATSSTATENSNDDLPSSVRIDVPFASQAPLQNWDALHQEACEEASLILVKYFLEGKTITPQTMEDEIQKLVAWETANGYKIDVDTEELLTIAKELYGLNGRIVTDVSVESLKRELAAGNPVIIPAAGQTLGNPYFSGDGPPYHMLVVVGYDSKNFITNDVGTRRGEGYKYDYDTLINAIHDWNGSTDTILSGPKKMLVITK, encoded by the coding sequence ATGATGCGTCCCTTTCCACTTATTCTTGCCGGCATCGCGATTGTCAGCGTCGGCACCTACGCCACCATCGCCTACTATCAGCAGCCGGATGTTGTGTTCCCGCTCGGAAATGAATCGTCATCTCTATCCACTATCGGGCGATCATCAACAAACACCTCTGCCTCCTCTGCAACATCGGTCACCTCGTCCGCCGCTGCAGCAACATCATCCACTGCAACAGAAAACTCCAACGACGATCTCCCCTCTTCCGTCCGCATCGACGTTCCGTTTGCCTCACAAGCCCCTTTGCAAAACTGGGACGCACTGCATCAGGAAGCATGCGAGGAAGCATCACTCATTCTTGTGAAATATTTCCTTGAAGGAAAAACAATCACGCCACAAACCATGGAAGATGAAATCCAGAAACTGGTCGCATGGGAAACAGCAAACGGCTACAAAATCGACGTCGACACCGAAGAGCTCCTGACCATCGCGAAAGAATTGTACGGACTGAACGGACGCATTGTGACAGATGTCAGCGTCGAGAGTCTGAAGCGCGAACTTGCTGCAGGAAATCCGGTCATTATCCCTGCCGCCGGTCAGACACTCGGAAACCCGTACTTCTCCGGTGACGGTCCTCCGTACCACATGCTTGTCGTTGTCGGCTACGACAGCAAAAACTTCATCACCAATGACGTCGGCACCCGCCGCGGCGAAGGCTACAAGTACGATTACGATACGCTCATCAACGCTATTCATGACTGGAACGGATCAACGGATACGATCCTGAGCGGACCGAAGAAGATGCTGGTAATTACAAAGTAA
- a CDS encoding tRNA-binding protein has translation MATIDDFQALDIRVGKIIAAEPFPEARKPAYKLTIDCGAEIGIKRSSAQITARYSIDDLIGRQILCVVNFPPRQIGPFISEVLTLGVPDENGEVVLIQPDTAVLLGGRLY, from the coding sequence ATGGCAACCATTGATGACTTCCAGGCTCTCGACATCCGTGTTGGAAAAATTATTGCCGCAGAACCGTTTCCGGAAGCGCGCAAACCTGCCTACAAACTGACGATTGATTGCGGAGCTGAGATTGGCATCAAGCGATCATCGGCTCAAATTACGGCTCGTTATAGTATTGATGATCTTATCGGTCGTCAGATTCTCTGCGTGGTGAATTTTCCGCCGCGACAGATCGGGCCGTTCATTTCGGAAGTTCTGACACTCGGAGTTCCTGATGAGAATGGGGAAGTGGTCCTGATTCAGCCAGATACTGCCGTTCTGCTGGGTGGCAGGTTATATTGA
- the recG gene encoding ATP-dependent DNA helicase RecG gives MNLRTPLKDALRTTKDHLDVLESMDIKTVGDLLMYLPRAHEDLSQIQTIADSPLGEKVTLRGTIGELKTVRIRGGRVIVSTVFTDTQGTTLDAVWFNQPHIKRMLAEESEVVLTGKISEKSYRLQMQSPQFEAVGKQPLVHAGRLVPIYPQHDLISTKWLREKMVLIKDAISLIAETLPQSVVDDEQLMSRKDAVMALHFPEKPDDVERAQQRIAFEEMYAVQVEALERKKMWQGEHQTRLMIPMDSELIKTFFASLKFQPTGSQKIAIYEILRDMEKDVPMSRLLEGDVGSGKTLVAVAVMATVLRAGGQCALMVPTEVLARQHAENISRLLLNFYNYVLEHSESGMTFPLPRVELLTGSTPAPDSKNIKMGTANGTVDIVIGTHALIEDSVQFKDVKLVIVDEQHRFGVNQRARLKDKGNPHFLAMTATPIPRTLALTAYGDHDLSVLLEKPGNRKIIQTKVVSPDDRKTVELFIDHQIAEGRQVFVVCPLITGSEAEEIKDVKSVEQEVKRLRDGFPHRNIMMLHGKMLPADKTDILRRFKNKESDILVSTSVIEVGIDVPNSTIIVIEGAERFGLAQLHQFRGRVGRSDFQSYCFLFTTTAEQSRSPRLKAMEQYDSGFHLAEIDLKLRGPGELFGVRQSGLPDFRFPNLFQPEFILRARHAAEKAMGMSGDRAA, from the coding sequence ATGAATCTCCGTACTCCGCTCAAAGATGCACTGCGCACAACCAAGGATCACCTGGATGTGCTCGAAAGCATGGATATAAAAACGGTGGGGGATTTGCTGATGTATCTGCCACGGGCGCATGAGGACCTGAGCCAGATCCAGACGATTGCCGATTCGCCGCTGGGCGAGAAGGTGACACTCCGCGGAACGATCGGGGAATTGAAGACGGTCCGCATTCGCGGCGGACGTGTGATAGTCAGTACGGTATTTACCGATACACAGGGAACGACGCTCGATGCTGTGTGGTTCAATCAGCCGCACATCAAACGGATGCTCGCCGAAGAATCGGAAGTTGTGCTGACCGGAAAAATTTCTGAGAAAAGTTACCGGCTGCAAATGCAGAGTCCGCAGTTTGAGGCAGTGGGGAAGCAGCCGCTCGTGCATGCAGGACGACTCGTTCCGATTTATCCGCAACATGACCTCATCAGCACAAAATGGTTACGTGAAAAAATGGTTCTCATCAAAGATGCAATTTCTCTCATTGCCGAAACGCTTCCGCAATCTGTCGTGGATGATGAGCAACTCATGTCACGTAAAGATGCAGTGATGGCGTTACACTTTCCGGAAAAACCGGATGATGTGGAACGCGCGCAGCAGCGTATCGCATTTGAAGAAATGTATGCGGTGCAGGTCGAGGCACTCGAGCGGAAAAAAATGTGGCAGGGGGAGCATCAGACACGATTGATGATTCCCATGGACAGCGAGCTCATCAAAACCTTTTTTGCATCACTGAAATTTCAGCCGACCGGCAGTCAGAAAATTGCGATCTACGAAATTCTGCGCGACATGGAAAAAGATGTACCGATGTCGAGACTGCTCGAAGGAGATGTTGGTTCCGGAAAAACACTGGTTGCAGTCGCGGTGATGGCGACAGTGCTACGTGCGGGCGGTCAATGTGCGCTCATGGTACCGACAGAAGTTTTGGCGCGGCAGCATGCGGAAAACATCTCACGTCTTCTTTTGAATTTTTATAACTACGTTTTGGAACATTCGGAGAGTGGCATGACATTTCCATTACCACGCGTGGAGTTACTCACAGGCTCTACACCTGCACCTGATTCGAAAAATATAAAAATGGGAACAGCGAACGGAACGGTTGATATTGTCATCGGCACACATGCACTCATTGAAGACTCGGTGCAGTTCAAAGATGTGAAGCTGGTGATTGTCGATGAGCAGCATCGCTTCGGTGTGAATCAGCGCGCGAGACTGAAGGACAAAGGTAATCCGCATTTCCTCGCAATGACTGCCACACCGATTCCGCGCACGCTCGCGCTCACGGCGTACGGTGATCACGATCTCTCGGTGCTTCTTGAAAAACCCGGGAACAGAAAAATCATCCAGACAAAAGTGGTGTCGCCGGATGACCGTAAAACTGTGGAACTGTTTATCGATCATCAGATTGCAGAAGGACGACAGGTGTTTGTGGTGTGTCCGCTCATTACCGGATCGGAAGCGGAGGAAATCAAAGATGTGAAAAGCGTGGAGCAGGAAGTGAAGCGTCTGCGCGACGGATTTCCGCACAGAAACATTATGATGCTGCACGGAAAAATGTTGCCTGCGGATAAGACAGATATTTTACGCCGATTCAAAAATAAAGAATCAGACATTCTCGTGTCGACATCGGTGATTGAAGTCGGCATCGATGTGCCCAATAGCACGATCATCGTCATCGAAGGCGCAGAACGGTTTGGTCTTGCACAGCTGCATCAGTTCCGCGGACGCGTCGGGCGCAGTGATTTTCAGAGTTACTGTTTCCTGTTTACGACAACTGCCGAACAGTCCCGTTCTCCGCGACTGAAGGCGATGGAACAGTACGACTCCGGATTCCACCTCGCAGAGATTGACCTCAAGCTGCGTGGCCCGGGAGAACTCTTCGGTGTGCGTCAGAGCGGACTCCCGGATTTCCGCTTCCCAAACCTGTTCCAGCCCGAATTCATTCTGCGTGCCAGGCATGCGGCGGAAAAGGCGATGGGGATGAGTGGAGACAGGGCTGCGTAA
- the miaA gene encoding tRNA (adenosine(37)-N6)-dimethylallyltransferase MiaA, with protein MEILRSDQWQDLVTDLLGGSIQPLIVVLGPTASGKTKFSVDVAHFIREKQPTGWMDAEIINADSRQLYTHMNIGTAKITEEEKRGVVHHLFDVLDPTEDVSIAWYKEKATDLIDDCHRRRVVPILVGGSMLYISAVVDGLDPLPPVDPELRAKLEKEWDIDDGWSLYDRLLSLDPVTAKNFQAQNKRYVVRALELYEKTGVIPSLLKKTIPPPYQILQLGMYWPRDILTERIDKRTELMLDAGWIEEVEGLLDRGYTSKDFGMKSHGYREIIAWLQHDEQDKGELVELIASKTRQYAKRQMTWWWGDDERIKWIDMRQQV; from the coding sequence ATGGAGATTCTACGCAGCGACCAATGGCAGGATCTTGTCACCGATCTTCTCGGTGGTTCCATTCAGCCGCTGATTGTGGTCCTTGGCCCGACTGCGAGCGGAAAAACAAAATTTTCTGTTGATGTTGCGCACTTCATCCGCGAAAAGCAGCCGACTGGATGGATGGACGCCGAAATCATCAATGCAGATTCGCGTCAGCTTTATACACATATGAATATTGGCACGGCAAAGATCACGGAGGAAGAAAAGAGGGGGGTGGTGCATCACTTATTTGATGTGCTTGATCCCACAGAGGATGTGAGCATTGCCTGGTACAAAGAGAAAGCAACGGATCTGATTGATGATTGCCATCGTCGTCGTGTGGTGCCGATTCTGGTCGGGGGATCGATGCTGTATATCAGCGCGGTTGTGGATGGCCTCGATCCATTGCCTCCTGTTGATCCGGAGCTGCGCGCAAAACTTGAAAAGGAATGGGATATTGATGACGGCTGGTCGCTGTATGACCGGTTGCTTTCTCTGGATCCTGTTACCGCAAAAAATTTCCAGGCACAGAACAAGCGCTATGTGGTGCGTGCGCTGGAGCTGTACGAAAAAACCGGTGTGATTCCGTCGCTCTTAAAAAAGACCATTCCGCCGCCGTACCAGATTCTGCAGCTCGGTATGTACTGGCCGCGAGATATTCTTACGGAGAGAATCGACAAACGCACCGAGTTGATGCTTGATGCAGGGTGGATTGAAGAAGTGGAAGGATTGCTGGATCGGGGGTACACATCAAAAGATTTTGGGATGAAAAGTCACGGCTACCGGGAAATCATCGCGTGGCTGCAGCATGATGAGCAGGACAAAGGTGAGCTTGTTGAATTAATAGCCTCAAAGACCCGTCAATACGCAAAGCGGCAAATGACGTGGTGGTGGGGCGATGACGAGCGCATCAAATGGATCGACATGCGGCAACAGGTGTAA
- a CDS encoding ATP-dependent Clp protease proteolytic subunit has translation MDPRIQSIYAGISRGHITPQNFIIPTVIEKTQFGERAYDIYSRLMEERIIFLGTQINDDVANSIIAQLLFLEKEDAKKDITLYVNSPGGQVTSTLAMYDTMEHVKPDVSTVCLGMAASGGAVILMGGAKGKRFALKHSEIMIHQPLGGTEGQATDIAIHAEHIVKMKNMLNELIAHHTGKKLEQVKLDTERDKFLSSQEALEYGLIDKIVD, from the coding sequence ATGGATCCACGCATTCAATCCATCTACGCAGGAATCTCCCGCGGCCATATAACGCCTCAGAACTTTATTATCCCGACTGTCATTGAAAAAACACAGTTCGGAGAGCGCGCCTACGACATTTACTCCCGTCTGATGGAAGAGCGCATCATTTTCCTCGGCACACAGATCAATGACGATGTCGCAAACTCGATCATCGCCCAGCTGCTGTTCCTGGAAAAGGAAGATGCAAAGAAAGACATCACTCTCTACGTGAACTCCCCGGGTGGACAGGTGACTTCCACACTCGCGATGTACGACACGATGGAACACGTCAAACCTGATGTGTCCACAGTCTGTCTGGGTATGGCTGCATCCGGCGGTGCCGTCATTCTGATGGGAGGAGCCAAAGGAAAGCGCTTCGCTCTCAAGCACTCTGAAATCATGATCCACCAGCCACTCGGAGGAACAGAGGGTCAGGCAACGGACATTGCGATTCACGCAGAGCATATTGTGAAGATGAAAAACATGCTCAATGAACTGATCGCTCATCACACCGGGAAGAAGCTTGAACAGGTGAAGCTTGATACCGAACGTGATAAGTTCCTGTCTTCGCAGGAAGCTTTGGAATACGGATTGATTGATAAGATTGTTGACTAA
- the tgt gene encoding tRNA guanosine(34) transglycosylase Tgt, which produces MFELLSTSPMGRRGRIHTMHGVIETPVFFPVGTAGAMRGMTLDDVRGLGSQVLLCNTYHLHIQPGENTIAEAGGLHEFIGWDGPILTDSGGFQVFSLEGNRKIVEHGVHFKSHIDGSPLFLGPEEAMRIQHTLGSDIIMCFDECPPSTAPRKKQIEAVDRTLRWAKECKKWHEQLKAETGPRPSKTSVTSPLLFGIIQGGLERDLREKCAQELIAIGFDGYAIGGLAVGETEKEMYDVLEYVCPILPKDKPRYLMGVGRISQHKEAVKHGIDLFDCVMPMREARHGKIYLSDGTHINIRNSAFTHDHSIIDSTSTSALSRKHLKSYLSHLFRLNERSAQTIACMQNMAVTLEAMKTLREEIESL; this is translated from the coding sequence ATGTTCGAGCTTCTTTCTACGTCACCAATGGGTCGCCGCGGTCGCATTCATACAATGCACGGTGTTATCGAAACTCCGGTTTTCTTTCCGGTCGGAACGGCAGGCGCTATGCGCGGCATGACGCTTGATGATGTGCGAGGACTCGGATCGCAGGTGCTGCTCTGCAACACCTATCACCTGCATATCCAGCCCGGAGAAAATACCATCGCTGAAGCGGGAGGATTACACGAATTTATCGGATGGGATGGACCGATTCTCACAGACTCCGGCGGGTTCCAGGTTTTTTCACTCGAGGGAAACCGGAAGATTGTCGAACATGGCGTGCATTTCAAATCACACATTGATGGCTCCCCTCTTTTTCTAGGACCCGAAGAAGCAATGCGCATCCAGCACACACTCGGAAGTGACATCATCATGTGCTTCGATGAATGTCCGCCATCGACGGCACCCAGAAAAAAACAGATCGAAGCGGTGGATCGTACATTGCGGTGGGCGAAGGAATGTAAAAAGTGGCACGAACAACTCAAAGCAGAAACCGGCCCACGCCCGTCCAAAACATCCGTCACCTCTCCCCTCCTCTTCGGCATCATCCAAGGTGGCCTCGAACGCGATCTCCGTGAAAAATGTGCACAGGAATTAATCGCGATCGGGTTTGATGGTTATGCAATTGGCGGACTGGCTGTCGGAGAAACAGAAAAAGAAATGTATGACGTCCTCGAATATGTCTGTCCGATTTTGCCAAAGGATAAGCCACGATACCTGATGGGTGTCGGTCGCATCAGTCAGCACAAAGAAGCGGTGAAGCACGGCATTGATTTGTTTGATTGTGTGATGCCGATGCGCGAAGCACGGCACGGAAAAATATATTTGAGTGACGGCACGCACATCAATATCCGCAACAGCGCCTTCACACATGATCACTCCATAATCGACAGCACATCCACTTCCGCCCTCAGCAGAAAGCATCTCAAGAGCTATCTCTCACATCTCTTCAGACTGAACGAGCGTTCCGCACAGACGATTGCCTGTATGCAGAATATGGCGGTCACACTGGAAGCGATGAAGACGTTACGTGAGGAAATAGAGTCTCTCTAA